One window of Schistocerca gregaria isolate iqSchGreg1 unplaced genomic scaffold, iqSchGreg1.2 ptg000596l, whole genome shotgun sequence genomic DNA carries:
- the LOC126316689 gene encoding eukaryotic peptide chain release factor GTP-binding subunit ERF3A-like isoform X1 — MNPNAPSFVPGVGLVYTDDAKAPEKRFPASSQPSSDCSDSKGHDIGEEDACQLRDVSIDISEPRQSSSSDAVLKDDESQVCATQAVVEETEASAPNAATLKSTQENSSIDEAQEKPEGDKAVPAVSGEQNKTLEHVSIIFLGHVDSGKSTTSGQILWQTGMITERIIEKYTKEAVERKHTSWFLSYIMDALEEERSKGKTIEVGRARFLSSKRRYTILDAPGHKNYVPNMLVGLCQADIAILIISARKGEFESGFEKNGQTREHVFLARAMGIRSLIICINKMDDPTVNWSKTRYDDLVKKIVPFLQNTRYNIKRDVSIIPISGQLGYNIKTRIDASVCPWYTGNSLIETLDSLPCSPRDPSAPLRMPILDRIKDMGIIAMGKIEQGTVVKNRQYVVVPGNAEVEITKIETEESVDSVAAGEIAHLTLKIADESQIARGSVICDAKSLVNTATDFVAQVVITDLPSNKVLITSGSAVMLHIHAVVTEASFVRILVELDKKTGEVVKKLPKFARVKSVINVHIQVPTPIPIEVFKEMPQLGRFVIRDEDTTVGFGQVIHLGAPRLKRGN, encoded by the exons ATGAATCCCAATGCACCTTCGTTCGTTCCAGGAGTCGGC CTGGTCTATACCGACGATGCAAAGGCGCCCGAAAAAAGATTTCCGGCGTCGAGCCAACCTTCCTCGGACTGCAGCGATAGCAAGGGACATGACATTGGCGAAGAAGATGCGTGCCAGCTTCGCGACGTGTCCATAGACATTTCCGAGCCTAGGCAGTCGTCTTCATCGGACGCCGTATTGAAAGATGACGAAAGTCAAGTCTGCGCTACGCAGGCGGTTGTTGAGGAAACCGAGGCATCCGCGCCAAATGCTGCCACCCTCAAATCAACCCAAGAAAACTCCTCGATTGACGAAGCCCAAGAAAAGCCGGAAGGTGATA AAGCCGTCCCCGCTGTCTCCGGCGAGCAGAACAAGACTCTAGAGCATGTTAGTATCATTTTCTTAGGTCACGTGGACTCCGGAAAATCGACGACTTCTGGCCAAATTCTGTGGCAGACAGGCATGATTACTGAGCGCATTATCGAAAAGTACACCAAGGAGGCCGTTGAGCGAAAGCACACATCTTGGTTCTTGTCTTACATTATGGACGCGCTTGAAGAGGAGCGCTCTAAGGGCAAGACGATCGAAGTTGGTCGTGCCAGATTTTTGTCTTCCAAAAGGCGCTATACGATCCTTGATGCTCCAGGGCACAAGAATTACGTTCCGAACATGCTGGTGGGTCTTTGCCAGGCGGACATTGCAATTTTGATTATTTCTGCTCGAAAGGGCGAATTTGAGTCCGGGTTTGAAAAAAATGGCCAGACTAGGGAGCATGTCTTTCTGGCTCGTGCCATGGGCATCCGCTCGCTCATTATTTGCATCAATAAGATGGACGATCCGACGGTGAATTGGAGTAAAACTCGATACGATGaccttgtaaaaaaaattgtaccatTTTTGCAAAACACGCGCTACAACATAAAGCGCGATGTCAGCATTATACCCATTTCTGGACAGTTAGGGTACAACATAAAGACCAGGATAGACGCGAGTGTTTGTCCCTGGTACACTGGCAATTCTCTGATTGAGACGTTGGACTCTCTTCCATGTTCTCCTCGCGACCCGTCGGCGCCCCTGCGCATGCCGATTTTAGACAGGATAAAGGACATGGGCATCATAGCGATGGGGAAGATAGAGCAAGGCACGGTGGTGAAGAATAGGCAGTACGTGGTGGTACCAGGAAACGCGGAGGTAGAGATTACGAAGATAGAGACTGAGGAGTCCGTGGACAGTGTGGCCGCAGGAGAGATTGCGCACCTTACGTTGAAGATAGCGGACGAGAGCCAGATTGCGCGCGGGTCCGTGATTTGCGATGCCAAGAGTTTAGTGAACACGGCGACTGATTTTGTGGCTCAGGTTGTCATTACGGACCTACCGTCCAATAAAGTGCTGATTACGTCGGGTTCAGCCGTTATGCTCCATATCCACGCGGTTGTGACCGAGGCATCTTTTGTCAGGATTTTGGTGGAGCTAGACAAGAAGACAGGAGAAGTGGTCAAAAAGTTGCCGAAGTTTGCAAGGGTTAAGTCGGTGATAAACGTGCACATCCAGGTGCCGACGCCGATACCGATAGAGGTGTTCAAGGAGATGCCGCAGTTGGGGAGGTTTGTTATTCGAGACGAGGACACGACGGTGGGGTTTGGTCAAGTGATTCATTTGGGCGCGCCGAGATTAAAAAGAGGTAATTGA
- the LOC126316700 gene encoding bifunctional lysine-specific demethylase and histidyl-hydroxylase NO66-like, producing MDSPTCCSKKKSSNFLAWFLWPLPVSEFFSHYFEQKTFAAKKKIPDYWTGWCSSAQLEKNIRDDAIWPEDAEFYFYSSGQRFCIAPSDRQNARSDALWELFETSRLSVKIQRAHQYFENVQRMLSLLEEALLLNLSCEAFYVPSGAQASAPKRDETDSFFLIVEGSIQCNLYGAPDKTKSPPLRDSDPSVQTNEFGEPSTNTSLNAGDILYLPRGTIYEIHSHPELQSSLYLVISLSSNFTWTDFLQAAVLGALNHANSTYPEFRKTLPKGYANYVGVMHSDLKHSEKRKAFLTKAMALCKVLCEKALMKPSQFDDAADQMMRQFLRDRQPPQLLLSKYEQGFDSCDAPYSSTSSTHDRTPDNPRHPPEQETPPDVTESTKFRLVTRHCLRLVIETNALVYYTSPPTDEDPSHPSKEKKIEMPIEYAEAIDYLWKTYPKYVRVDELPLEHEEQRIELASELLDKQIAMVE from the coding sequence ATGGACTCACCCACCTGCTGCAGCAAGAAGAAATCCTCCAACTTCCTAGCCTGGTTCTTGTGGCCACTCCCCGTCTCCGAATTCTTCTCTCACTACTTCGAGCAAAAAACCTTCGCTgccaaaaaaaaaattccagactaCTGGACCGGCTGGTGCTCCTCAGCGCAACTCGAAAAAAACATCCGCGACGACGCCATCTGGCCAGAAGACGCCGAATTCTACTTCTACTCCTCCGGACAGCGCTTCTGCATCGCGCCGTCTGACAGGCAAAATGCACGAAGCGACGCGCTGTGGGAACTGTTCGAAACGTCGCGCCTCTCCGTCAAAATTCAGCGCGCTCACCAATACTTCGAAAACGTGCAGCGCATGCTCTCCCTACTCGAAGAGGCACTTCTGTTGAACCTCTCCTGCGAGGCGTTCTACGTGCCGTCCGGCGCTCAGGCGTCGGCGCCGAAACGCGACGAAACCGACTCCTTCTTTCTCATCGTCGAGGGCTCAATACAATGCAACCTCTACGGCGCCCCCGACAAAACCAAATCTCCACCACTTCGCGACTCCGACCCCTCCGTCCAGACAAACGAGTTTGGAGAACCCAGCACTAACACCTCGCTGAACGCCGGAGACATCCTCTACTTGCCCCGCGGCACCATCTATGAGATACACTCTCACCCAGAACTCCAGAGCTCGCTCTACCTAGTCATTTCCCTCTCCTCGAACTTCACCTGGACCGACTTCCTTCAAGCCGCCGTACTCGGGGCTCTCAACCACGCCAACTCAACCTATCCGGAATTTCGAAAAACGCTACCCAAAGGCTACGCAAACTACGTCGGCGTCATGCACTCCGACCTGAAACACTCCGAAAAGAGAAAGGCCTTTCTCACCAAGGCCATGGCACTCTGTAAAGTACTTTGCGAAAAGGCACTCATGAAACCCTCTCAATTTGACGACGCAGCCGATCAAATGATGCGCCAATTCCTGCGCGACCGCCAACCTCCACAACTCCTGCTGTCCAAATATGAGCAAGGATTCGACTCCTGCGACGCCCCCTACTCATCCACCTCCTCAACCCACGATCGAACTCCCGACAACCCTCGCCACCCCCCAGAACAAGAAACGCCCCCAGATGTCACCGAATCCACCAAATTCAGACTCGTGACGAGGCACTGCCTCCGGCTCGTCATAGAAACCAACGCGCTCGTCTACTACACCTCGCCACCCACTGACGAAGACCCAAGCCAcccctcaaaagaaaaaaaaatagaaatgcctATCGAATACGCTGAAGCAATAGACTACCTCTGGAAAACCTACCCAAAATACGTGCGCGTCGACGAGCTCCCCCTCGAACACGAAGAACAAAGAATAGAACTCGCGTCAGAACTCCTGGACAAGCAAATCGCCATGGTCGAATAA
- the LOC126316691 gene encoding uncharacterized protein LOC126316691, which yields APSPPPSPTPPTPSPSPPTSSLTPPATHSPNPTPTPPSTNASAGTKPKCSTPTSDSTKCSTTPTNNSATPTSGTPKSYSASTTNASSTNPPPPLIQDELLHSLDAILHLRVPPHLHATYYDLPHHSRRPPRHSLDFDPPLHRELSNWKRMLQHHLSDPALKAANPWTLLKLAELQEKLPPS from the coding sequence GCTccttcgccccccccctcccccactcccccgactccctctccctctccacccACCTCTTCTCTCACTCCCCCAGCGACCCACTCTCCAAATCCTACGCCAACGCCGCCCTCCACGAATGCCTCCGCTGGGACAAAACCGAAATGCTCAACACCTACCTCCGACTCTACCAAATGCTCGACCACCCCCACCAACAACTCAGCTACTCCGACCTCTGGAACGCCAAAATCCTACTCTGCTTCTACAACCAATGCCTCGTCGACcaacccccccccacccctcatccAAGACGAACTCCTACACTCTCTCGACGCCATCCTCCACCTCAGAGTCCCCCCACACCTCCACGCCACCTACTACGACCTCCCACACCACTCGCGTCGCCCACCCCGCCACTCCCTCGACTTCGACCCCCCTCTCCACCGCGAACTCTCCAACTGGAAACGCATGCTCCAACACCACCTCTCCGACCCCGCCCTCAAAGCCGCCAACCCCTGGACCCTCTTGAAACTCGCAGAACTGCAGGAAAAACTGCCCCCCTCCTGA
- the LOC126316679 gene encoding anaphase-promoting complex subunit 1-like, translating to MKRMWALPTGLLLQRSTRGCCHTEGSRGGAGGAGAAESMLEEAPVFYSLTHPLDEVRPLSVFDCSPFGGGFEDACLCQVKQHVKFGGCAGEASGDSLVISNPAFRVVFSSACLPLVVLYNKVTKLHSFWLVRSRRDGQREPCGESSALQETESPAPSDAEFFSAPKKERAALSHFADGLPCSPRERAVNADVALEHLYTERLPTGTSLSKLGPATQVFFLATHEASLAVCFLIPQRGLLQFFEVSCAPAERAVGSGVSVTKTFSLPCLSAAPLHGLNPVTVHLASTPVSASSYYLLLDTDRRLSLYSMNQKICDCLLPDRCPPASGSPSPGEAHASRALPDSPALSPPPRAPLCHKILQLAHPVANRLNLLFEDGRSLRVALNLHPQHSIVSHCFRASSCTLPADVYNVFLSDYLRWHSSAHASSLSHYDSFSLYLVALSAPSTHSLPTHSPAPPHPLDDADWLYLLSSHRSRADPVLPHLFPASPPPPAHQLSPHALALASSWHLRQEVAVLKPYLNRIIHGLHLLFENAKLSTLTSNTAHKLAFTLLDLSYLLGWTNYLTHYLLFLSNRDRLRHRNRSIIPAVRQLLHSPPSSHAPPPHTHRPIEPLYKSPPSIYRWLHRCLRGIREPFPLLNAQRNPCDLTRKICTLYRVLRFGPHRQPAHPRSPWLQRARAMVLSLADDLRGLPELDSLPFGVALPIREALYAVRHHPPTNWNHRCYEIIGRTDLALQHLNFETLSQTKATLKERAHKPTAPLDHPQQPTPSQHDLLLKTLSQPFLVSDEPDHPPRDPPTSNRHDDLPHPHHPDVLNPTALMRFSRDDRLLHASKLLRSTRPIRLRLHPDAERLSELDKLNALKSQLHLRLHRNFALSVGRGMLRLSGELDTSRLFLHPPHQAPVSSRSDWFTVPPLATSGYLPGVKGSISLPDDLDLDAESTWPNFHNGVATGLYVTPSHVERLTSSWISYNRTKMELTDAHAGFLYALGLQGHLQQLDLTTVYEYLFTAHPLISAGLLLGLASCSYGTACSTTSKVLGIHFSPTSPDAATDLDSHHIIRSAAALGSSLASAPSSKTSPTAKPTLSPAASLSDSSVSAKAPTPSDSPTSTYPTDSTPSCTAPNNLKLTPLKPSTPTPSPPNSLAASATPSPPASPSPTPPSSSNTSALTSNSNAPSAKISSSGTTSNPPNAGSTSNSPLTPSASNPNSSSPSPSATPTSSSTPTSTPTKPPTSASPPAPTCPSASNSPAPTTNPPSSSFCAPPNSSSNFSTPPTNPKNTSSTSAPVKPSSPSASSSPAPATSASSLYSENSALDSTPPPSTATTWPSAWPSASSSSAAASTPSTPPTKPSPPSSAPSTPSSPPPSPTTATTHNSSDTSTHSPPSTAASKPETSKTSPGATYPSPSSSNPPPPPSSNPSTPSPPVSSPPSIGSPASASTPPGTGKKHSSQTPTHSIATSSPTNTTSSSCAAWATSPTTKTQT from the exons ATGAAGAGGATGTGGGCGCTCCCGACGGGGTTGCTGCTCCAGCGTTCTACGAGAGGGTGCTGCCACACCGAGGGCAGCAGGGGCGGCGCCGGTGGTGCGGGTGCCGCGGAGTCGATGCTGGAGGAGGCGCCCGTCTTCTACAGCTTGACCCACCCGTTGGACGAAGTCAGACCGCTGTCGGTGTTCGATTGCTCTCCATTTGGCGGCGGTTTCGAGGACGCTTGCCTCTGCCAAGTAAAGCAGCACGTCAAATTCGGGGGGTGCGCTGGAGAAGCGTCTGGAGATTCTCTTGTTATCTCGAACCCTGCGTTCCGAGTCGTCTTCAGCAGCGCCTGTCTGCCCTTGGTCGTCTTGTACAACAAGGTCACCAAGCTCCACTCGTTCTGGCTCGTGCGCTCGCGCCGCGACGGCCAGCGCGAGCCTTGCGGCGAGTCGAGCGCTCTCCAGGAGACCGAGAGTCCCGCTCCGAGCGACGCGGAGTTTTTTTCGGCGCCCAAAAAAGAGCGCGCCGCGCTGAGCCACTTCGCGGACGGACTCCCCTGCTCCCCGCGCGAGCGGGCTGTCAATGCGGACGTCGCCTTGGAGCACCTCTACACGGAGCGGCTGCCCACCGGCACCAGCCTGTCCAAGTTGGGTCCcgcaactcaggttttttttttggcCACCCACGAGGCGAGTCTCGCCGTCTGTTTCTTGATTCCGCAGCGCGGCCTGCTCCAGTTCTTCGAAGTTAGCTGCGCCCCCGCCGAGAGGGCCGTCGGCAGCGGCGTGTCCGTCACCAAGACCTTCTCCCTCCCGTGTCTCAGCGCCGCGCCGCTCCACGGCCTCAACCCGGTCACCGTTCACCTCGCCTCCACCCCGGTCAGCGCCTCCTCCTACTACCTGCTCTTGGATACCGACCGCCGCCTCTCTCTCTATTCCATGAACCAAAAAATCTGCGACTGCCTCCTTCCCGACCGCTGCCCCCCCGCCAGCGGCTCTCCTTCTCCCGGCGAAGCCCACGCCTCGCGCGCGCTCCCCGACTCTCCCGCCCTCTCGCCGCCCCCTCGCGCCCctctgtgccacaaaatcctccagCTTGCGCACCCGGTCGCCAACCGCCTCAACCTCCTCTTCGAAGACGGACGCTCTCTCCGAGTCGCCCTCAACCTCCACCCCCAGCACTCCATCGTCTCCCACTGCTTCCGCGCCTCCTCTTGCACCCTCCCCGCCGACGTCTACAACGTCTTCCTCTCCGACTACCTGCGCTGGCACAGCTCCGCTCACGCCTCCTCGCTCTCCCACTACGACTCCTTCTCGCTCTACTTAGTCGCCCTCTCCGCCCCCTCCACCCACTCGCTCCCCACCCACTCCcccgctcccccccaccccctcgacGACGCCGATTGGCTCTATCTGCTCTCTTCCCACCGCTCCCGCGCCGACCCCGTCCTCCCCCACCTCTTTCccgcctcccccccgccccccgcccaccAACTGTCCCCCCACGCGCTCGCCCTCGCCTCCTCCTGGCACCTCAGACAAGAAGTCGCCGTGCTCAAACCCTACCTCAACCGCATCATCCACGGCCTCCACCTCCTCTTCGAAAACGCCAAACTCAGCACCCTCACCTCCAACACCGCCCACAAACTCGCCTTCACCCTCCTCGACCTCTCCTACCTCCTCGGCTGGACCAACTACCTAACTCACTACCTCCTCTTCCTCTCCAACCGCGATCGCCTCCGCCACCGCAACCGCTCCATCATCCCCGCCGTCCGACAACTCCTccactcccccccctcctcccacgccCCTCCCCCCCACACTCACCGCCCAATAGAACCCCTCTACAAGTCCCCCCCCTCCATCTACCGCTGGCTCCACCGCTGCCTCCGCGGCATCCGCGAACCCTTCCCGCTCCTCAACGCCCAGCGCAACCCCTGCGACCTCACCCGCAAAATCTGCACTCTCTACCGCGTCCTCCGCTTCGGCCCCCACCGACAACCCGCCCACCCCCGCTCCCCCTGGCTCCAGCGAGCGCGCGCCATGGTCCTCTCCCTCGCCGACGACCTCCGCGGCCTCCCGGAACTCGACTCCCTCCCCTTCGGCGTCGCGCTCCCCATAAGGGAGGCCCTCTACGCCGTCAGGCACCACCCACCCACCAACTGGAACCACCGCTGCTACGAAATCATCGGCCGCACCGACCTCGCTCTCCAACACCTAAACTTCGAAACCCTCTCTCAAACCAAAGCCACCCTCAAGGAACGCGCCCACAAACCCACCGCCCCCCTCGACCACCCTCAACAACCAACCCCCTCCCAACACGACCTCCTCCTCAAAACACTCTCTCAACCCTTCCTCGTCTCCGACGAACCAGACCACCCTCCCCGCGACCCACCCACCTCCAACCGCCACGACGACCTCCCCCACCCGCACCATCCTGACGTCCTCAACCCCACCGCCCTCATGCGCTTCTCCCGCGACGACAGACTCCTACACGCCTCCAAACTCCTCCGCTCCACTCGCCCCATCAGACTCCGCCTCCACCCCGACGCCGAACGCCTCAGCGAACTCGACAAACTCAACGCGCTCAAGTCTCAACTCCACCTCCGCCTCCACCGCAACTTCGCCCTCTCCGTCGGCAGGGGCATGCTCAGACTCTCCGGCGAACTCGACACCTCCCGCCTCTTCCTCCACCCCCCCCACCAAGCCCCCGTCTCCTCCAGGTCCGACTGGTTCACCGTCCCACCCCTCGCCACCTCCGGCTACCTCCCAGGCGTCAAGGGCTCCATATCCCTCCCCGACGACCTCGACCTCGACGCCGAGTCCACCTGGCCCAACTTCCACAACGGCGTCGCCACCGGACTCTACGTCACCCCCTCCCACGTCGAGCGCCTCACCTCCTCCTGGATCTCCTATAACCGCACCAAAATGGAACTCACCGACGCCCACGCCGGCTTCCTCTACGCTCTCGGCCTCCAAGGACACCTCCAACAACTCGACCTCACCACCGTCTATGAGTACCTCTTCACCGCCCATCCGCTCATCTCCGCCGGACTGCTCCTCGGACTCGCCTCCTGCTCATACGGCACCGCCTGCTCCACCACCTCCAAAGTCCTCGGCATCCACTTCTCCCCCACCTCTCCCGACGCCGCCACCGACCTCGACTCCCACCACATCATCCGCAGCGCCGCCGCGCTCGGC TCCTCTCTCGCTTCGGCTCCGTCCAGCAAGACCTCGCCAACCGCGAAGCCTACGCTCTCTCCTGCGGCATCGCTCTCGGATTCGTCTGTCTCGGCCAAGGCTCCAACTCCGTCGGACTCGCCGACCTCGACATATCCAACCGACTCTACTCCttcatgcacggcgccaaacaaccTCAAACTCACGCCTCTGAAACCATCCACTCCAACGCCCTCGCCGCCCAACTCGCTCGCCGCGTCGGCG ACACCGTCGCCTCCCGCCTCGCCCTCCCCCACACCGCCTTCCTCCTCGAATACATCCGCCCTGACCTCCAACTCCAACGCACCATCTGCAAAAATATCGTCCTCTGGGACCACATCCAACCCACCAAACGCTGGCTCCACCTCCAACTCCCCCCTGACTCCCTCCGCGTCCAATCccaactcctcctccccctcaccctccGCGACGCCAACCTCCTCCTCGACCCCGACTTCCACACCTACAAAACCTCCTACCTCTGCATCTCCGCCGGCGCCTACATGTCCGTCGGCCTCAAATTCGCCGGCACCCACCACCAACCCGCCTTCCTCTTCCTTCTGCGCGCCTCCAAACTCTTCCTCAAACTTCTCAACTCCGCCGACAAATCCGAAAAACACCTCCTCGACCTCTGCTCCTGTCAAACCTTCCTCGCCCTCAGCCTCGTCGTCGCCGGCACCGGCAACCTCCGCGTCCTCTCTCTACTCAGAAAACTCCGCTCTCGACTCAACGCCTCCTCCGTCTACGGCTACCACATGGCCATCGGCATGGCCATCGGCCTCCTCTTCCTCGGCGGCGGCCTCTACTCCCTCAACACCTCCAACAAAGCCATCGCCTCCCTCATCTGCTCCCTCTACCCCATCTTCCCCTCCTCCGTCACCGACAACCGCTACCACCCACAACTCTTCCGACACCTCTACGCACTCGCCACCGAGTACCGCTGCCTCGAAACCAGAGACGTCGAAAACCTCTCCAGGTGCCACGTACCCCTCACCCTCCTCGTCaaatccccctcctcccccctcctccaaccCATCCACGCCGTCTCCCCctgtctcctcccccccctccattGGATCTCCCGCGTCCGCGTCAACTCCCCCAGGTACTGGCAAAAAACACTCCTCCCAGACACCAACCCACTCCATCGCCACCTCCTCACCAACCAACACTACCTCCTCGTCATGCGCCGCATGGGCTACCTCCCCTACCACCAAGACCCAAACATGA
- the LOC126316689 gene encoding eukaryotic peptide chain release factor GTP-binding subunit ERF3A-like isoform X2, with protein sequence MITERIIEKYTKEAVERKHTSWFLSYIMDALEEERSKGKTIEVGRARFLSSKRRYTILDAPGHKNYVPNMLVGLCQADIAILIISARKGEFESGFEKNGQTREHVFLARAMGIRSLIICINKMDDPTVNWSKTRYDDLVKKIVPFLQNTRYNIKRDVSIIPISGQLGYNIKTRIDASVCPWYTGNSLIETLDSLPCSPRDPSAPLRMPILDRIKDMGIIAMGKIEQGTVVKNRQYVVVPGNAEVEITKIETEESVDSVAAGEIAHLTLKIADESQIARGSVICDAKSLVNTATDFVAQVVITDLPSNKVLITSGSAVMLHIHAVVTEASFVRILVELDKKTGEVVKKLPKFARVKSVINVHIQVPTPIPIEVFKEMPQLGRFVIRDEDTTVGFGQVIHLGAPRLKRGN encoded by the coding sequence ATGATTACTGAGCGCATTATCGAAAAGTACACCAAGGAGGCCGTTGAGCGAAAGCACACATCTTGGTTCTTGTCTTACATTATGGACGCGCTTGAAGAGGAGCGCTCTAAGGGCAAGACGATCGAAGTTGGTCGTGCCAGATTTTTGTCTTCCAAAAGGCGCTATACGATCCTTGATGCTCCAGGGCACAAGAATTACGTTCCGAACATGCTGGTGGGTCTTTGCCAGGCGGACATTGCAATTTTGATTATTTCTGCTCGAAAGGGCGAATTTGAGTCCGGGTTTGAAAAAAATGGCCAGACTAGGGAGCATGTCTTTCTGGCTCGTGCCATGGGCATCCGCTCGCTCATTATTTGCATCAATAAGATGGACGATCCGACGGTGAATTGGAGTAAAACTCGATACGATGaccttgtaaaaaaaattgtaccatTTTTGCAAAACACGCGCTACAACATAAAGCGCGATGTCAGCATTATACCCATTTCTGGACAGTTAGGGTACAACATAAAGACCAGGATAGACGCGAGTGTTTGTCCCTGGTACACTGGCAATTCTCTGATTGAGACGTTGGACTCTCTTCCATGTTCTCCTCGCGACCCGTCGGCGCCCCTGCGCATGCCGATTTTAGACAGGATAAAGGACATGGGCATCATAGCGATGGGGAAGATAGAGCAAGGCACGGTGGTGAAGAATAGGCAGTACGTGGTGGTACCAGGAAACGCGGAGGTAGAGATTACGAAGATAGAGACTGAGGAGTCCGTGGACAGTGTGGCCGCAGGAGAGATTGCGCACCTTACGTTGAAGATAGCGGACGAGAGCCAGATTGCGCGCGGGTCCGTGATTTGCGATGCCAAGAGTTTAGTGAACACGGCGACTGATTTTGTGGCTCAGGTTGTCATTACGGACCTACCGTCCAATAAAGTGCTGATTACGTCGGGTTCAGCCGTTATGCTCCATATCCACGCGGTTGTGACCGAGGCATCTTTTGTCAGGATTTTGGTGGAGCTAGACAAGAAGACAGGAGAAGTGGTCAAAAAGTTGCCGAAGTTTGCAAGGGTTAAGTCGGTGATAAACGTGCACATCCAGGTGCCGACGCCGATACCGATAGAGGTGTTCAAGGAGATGCCGCAGTTGGGGAGGTTTGTTATTCGAGACGAGGACACGACGGTGGGGTTTGGTCAAGTGATTCATTTGGGCGCGCCGAGATTAAAAAGAGGTAATTGA